From the genome of Argentina anserina chromosome 4, drPotAnse1.1, whole genome shotgun sequence, one region includes:
- the LOC126791723 gene encoding cysteine-rich receptor-like protein kinase 2, with amino-acid sequence MMNSIKLFIALINTLLLLEISLADPRTQTVQITCGNQLEHNSSVFVPNFVATMAKISEQMTASGFGVAVTGSGPDINYGLAQCYGDLSLQDCTLCYAEARTVLPKCYPYNGGRIFFDGCFMRSENYSFYEEFKGPNDTALCGNTTRKSSLFQASARQAVMNIVQSAPSNRGYARAQVGVSGNSNETVYVLSDCWKSLNESSCKQCLENASDSILGCLPWSEGRALNTGCFMRYSDTDFLNEELGSGSSRGTIVVIVVSVVSSLVVLAVGGVIGFYIWKHRYIQKRRRGSNDAEKMAKTLNDSSLNFKYSTIDKATESFANDNKLGQGGFGTVYKGALPDGREIAVKRLFFNNRHRAADFYNEINIISSVEHKNLVRLLGCSCSGPESLLVYEYLANKSLDRFIFDDTKGKTLNWEKRYKIITGTAEGLVHLHDNSKTRIIHRDIKASNILLDSRLRAKIADFGLARSFEEDKSHISTAIAGTLGYMAPEYLAHGQLTEKADVYSFGVLIMEIITGRQNNRSKSAEYSDGLVTITWRHFQAGAAEKIYDPNLMLQNDNNDNVKNEILRVVQIGLLCTQEIPTLRPSMSKALEMLTKKENNLPAPSNPPFIDEKTMELNDTYDNPCYPLNADRSGSVATVSHSSFYPR; translated from the exons ATGATGAACTCCATCAAGTTATTCATTGCTCTCATCAACACCCTGCTACTGCTGGAAATTTCTCTGGCAGATCCAAGAACACAAACAGTCCAAATAACCTGTGGCAACCAACTTGAGCATAACTCCAGCGTCTTTGTTCCAAATTTCGTTGCTACAATGGCAAAAATCAGTGAGCAAATGACAGCTTCTGGGTTTGGGGTGGCAGTCACTGGTTCAGGTCCTGACATTAACTACGGCCTGGCTCAATGCTATGGAGATCTTTCTCTACAAGACTGCACGCTGTGTTACGCTGAGGCTCGCACAGTGCTACCCAAATGCTACCCTTATAATGGTGGTAGGATATTCTTTGATGGTTGCTTCATGAGGTCCGAGAATTACAGCTTTTATGAGGAGTTTAAAGGGCCAAATGACACGGCTTTGTGTGGGAACACGACTAGAAAGAGTTCGTTGTTTCAAGCTTCGGCTAGGCAGGCTGTGATGAATATTGTTCAATCTGCGCCGAGCAACCGAGGGTATGCAAGGGCTCAGGTTGGTGTCAGTGGGAATTCGAATGAAACAGTTTATGTTCTGAGTGATTGTTGGAAGAGTTTGAATGAGAGTTCTTGCAAACAATGTTTGGAAAATGCTTCTGACTCAATATTGGGTTGCTTGCCTTGGTCTGAGGGGAGGGCATTAAACACTGGCTGCTTCATGAGGTATTCAGATACAGATTTTCTCAACGAGGAATTGGGAAGTGGAAGTTCTAGAG GTACCATAGTTGTGATAGTGGTCTCAGTTGTCAGTTCCCTGGTGGTTTTAGCAGTTGGAGGAGTTATTGGATTCTATATCTGGAAACACAGATACAtacaaaagagaagaagag GTTCCAATGATGCTGAAAAGATGGCGAAAACCCTAAATGACAGTAGCTTAAACTTCAAGTACTCTACAATTGACAAGGCCACAGAATCTTTTGCAAATGATAACAAGCTCGGACAAGGAGGATTTGGAACAGTTTATAAG GGAGCTTTGCCTGATGGGAGAGAGATTGCAGTGAAGAGGCTTTTCTTTAACAATAGGCATAGAGCAGCAGATTTCTATAATGAAATCAACATTATAAGCAGCGTGGAACACAAAAATTTGGTTAGATTGTTGGGTTGCAGTTGCTCAGGACCTGAAAGCCTCCTTGTCTATGAATACCTAGCCAACAAGAGTCTTGACCGCTTCATTTTCG ATGATACAAAAGGTAAAACACTGAACTGGGAGAAGAGATATAAGATCATTACTGGAACAGCAGAAGGTTTAGTCCATCTTCATGACAACTCTAAAACACGGATTATCCACAGAGACATAAAAGCCAGCAACATCCTTTTGGATTCACGCCTTCGTGCTAAGATTGCAGATTTTGGGTTAGCTAGGTCTTTTGAGGAAGATAAGAGTCACATTAGCACAGCTATTGCAGGAACATT GGGGTATATGGCTCCAGAGTACCTAGCTCATGGCCAGTTGACAGAAAAGGCAGATGTCTACAGTTTTGGGGTACTGATAATGGAAATCATAACTGGGAGGCAGAATAACAGAAGCAAATCAGCAGAATACTCAGACGGCCTAGTTACAATT ACATGGAGGCATTTTCAAGCAGGGGCTGCGGAAAAAATATACGACCCAAATTTGATGTTGCAGAATGACAACAATGACAATGTTAAGAATGAAATATTGAGAGTAGTACAAATAGGACTGCTATGCACCCAAGAGATCCCTACATTACGACCATCAATGTCAAAGGCACTGGAGATGCTAACAAAGAAAGAGAATAACCTTCCTGCACCCAGCAATCCACCTTTCATAGATGAAAAGACCATGGAACTAAATGACACATACGACAACCCATgttaccccttaaatgcagaTCGTTCTGGTTCTGTTGCTACTGTTTCACACAGTTCTTTCTACCCCAGGTGA
- the LOC126791752 gene encoding homeobox protein knotted-1-like 6, whose protein sequence is MEEMYGFQSAVDYGDKSTDYADKALMNPGNLMLPMDYQSLLSSGAFRDHRVPMMFGSDVGDLYSAISSAPEFRRAEEDVFGAIKAKIASHPSYPRLIEAYIDCQKVGAPPEIASFLEEIRRENDLCKRERDAAMPTCLGVDPELDEFMETYCDMLVKYKSDLSRPFDEATTFLNKIETQLSNLCIRTLSDEGAVSSEEEFSGGELEVQEAQARGEDRDLKDRLLRKFGSHIGTLKLEFSKKKKKGKLPKEARQALLHWWSVHYKWPYPTEADKIALAESTGLDQRQINNWFINQRKRHWRPSENMQFAAMDNLSGAFFADD, encoded by the exons ATGGAGGAAATGTATGGATTCCAATCCGCGGTGGACTACGGGGATAAGTCGACGGACTACGCCGACAAGGCCCTTATGAACCCGGGGAATCTGATGCTACCAATGGATTACCAGAGTCTGCTCTCCTCAGGAGCTTTCCGCGATCATCGGGTGCCGATGATGTTCGGATCCGACGTCGGCGACTTGTACTCGGCCATATCCTCCGCGCCAGAGTTTCGACGCGCAGAGGAAGACGTGTTTGGTGCAATCAAAGCCAAAATTGCTTCCCATCCAAGCTACCCTAGACTCATTGAGGCCTATATCGATTGCCAGAAG GTGGGAGCGCCTCCGGAAATAGCGAGCTTCTTGGAGGAAATCCGCCGAGAAAACGACCTATGTAAGCGGGAAAGAGACGCAGCTATGCCCACGTGTTTAGGAGTCGATCCCGAGCTCGACGAGTTCATG GAAACCTACTGCGATATGCTGGTCAAGTACAAATCAGATCTCTCAAGGCCTTTTGATGAAGCCACCACCTTCTTGAACAAGATTGAAACGCAACTCAGCAATCTCTGCATTCGAACTCTCTCCG ATGAAGGTGCTGTGTCATCAGAGGAGGAGTTCAGCGGAGGTGAATTGGAGGTACAGGAAGCTCAAGCAAGAGGAGAAGATCGAGATCTCAAAGACAGACTTTTACGTAAGTTTGGCAGTCACATTGGCACCTTGAAGCTGGAATTTtccaagaaaaagaagaagggaaAGCTTCCGAAGGAAGCAAGACAAGCCTTACTTCATTGGTGGAGCGTTCACTACAAATGGCCATACCCGACG GAGGCTGATAAGATTGCACTGGCGGAATCGACGGGGCTCGATCAGAGGCAAATTAACAACTGGTTCATCAATCAACGCAAGCGACACTGGAGACCATCCGAAAACATGCAATTCGCCGCAATGGATAACCTTTCTGGAGCATTTTTTGCAGATGATTGA
- the LOC126791755 gene encoding 2-phytyl-1,4-beta-naphthoquinone methyltransferase, chloroplastic, with the protein MASLQLNLPFSTGPSLPDFRFRSTPIQYSSERQALFNRIAPVYDNLNDLLSLGQHRIWKRMAVSWSGAKMGDSVLDLCCGSGDIAFLLSEKVEVNGKVIGLDFSKEQLSVASSRQKLKSKACYMNIEWVESDALDLPFPNDRFDAIIMGYGLRNVLDKHKAMQEIFRVLKTGSRVSILDFNKSANPVTASFQEMIIDNVVVPVASGFGLEEDYKYLKRSIREFLTGEELEKLALDVGFSDARYYEIGGGLMGNLVATR; encoded by the exons ATGGCTTCGCTCCAGCTGAACCTTCCATTCTCCACCGGCCCATCTCTACCCGATTTCCGGTTCAGAAGCACTCCGATCCAATACTCCAGCGAACGACAGGCTCTCTTTAACCGCATTGCTCCTGTCTACGACAAC TTAAATGACTTGCTGAGCTTGGGTCAGCACAGAATATGGAAAAGGATGGCTGTGTCATGGAGTGG TGCAAAGATGGGTGATAGTGTATTGGATTTGTGCTGTGGAAGTGGGGATATAGCGTTTCTGTTGTCTGAGAAAGTTGAGGTCAATGGCAAG GTGATTGGTTTGGATTTTTCGAAGGAACAGTTATCAGTTGCATCTTCCCGGCAAAAGTTGAAGTCCAAAGCCTGCTACATGAACATAGA GTGGGTTGAAAGTGATGCACTTGATTTGCCATTTCCTAATGATCGGTTTGATGCTATAATTATGGGTTACGGGCTACGCAATGTATTAGACAAACACAAGGCAATGCAGGAAATTTTTCGAGTTTTGAAaacag GGTCAAGAGTGTCCATTCTTGATTTTAATAAGAGTGCCAATCCAGTAACTGCCTCATTTCAG GAAATGATTATTGACAATGTTGTTGTCCCTGTGGCTTCTGGTTTTGGCCTTGAAGAGGATTACAAATACTTAAAGAGATCAATCAGGGAATTTTTGACAG GGGAGGAATTGGAGAAGCTTGCTTTAGATGTAgggttttctgatgcaagaTATTATGAGATTGGTGGAGGCCTTATGGGAAACTTAGTAGCCACCCGCTAA